In Dermacentor andersoni chromosome 4, qqDerAnde1_hic_scaffold, whole genome shotgun sequence, the following proteins share a genomic window:
- the LOC126531916 gene encoding uncharacterized protein codes for MFRSSGAVSAAMSSRGNRNAASANQDYEIILPTLPTGRIVLNTVFFHADVRGRPYRVEDIRDAFGALAMLPDVEALGAYQMNHVWAVTLKTTEAKNRLLSATEVTVKERRCLIVDPNNQDVRLKLHWVLHYVDDEDIRTAFAPYRKVTEVARERWRMEGLSEKGSTTRIISLQLKAGYTKEDIPHQLRVAGDLTLVVVAGRAPLCLRCKGTGHIRRECRVPRCALCRRFGHAEEECVKTYAKVTGRSACDDNAELQMDESEAEDVSTSKTREPEQEETPASSHSPNVNKEKEDNGEQVVQPLLPPATKTSATNSSGKKPIKSQSTPLEKSEDVDMNDLKNGAGKRTHEETPAVNAASNEPTAGEPPPKAAQGRRTSFKPKPNVPLDRHIPGGT; via the coding sequence ATGTTTCGCTCCTCTGGGGCGGTGTCAGCGGCTATGTCTAGCCGTGGAAACCGGAATGCAGCCAGTGCCAACCAGGATTATGAAATCATTTTACCTACTCTACCAACCGGTCGGATTGTTTTGAACACTGTATTTTTTCATGCGGATGTTCGTGGAAGACCCTACCGTGTAGAAGATATTCGTGATGCATTTggtgctttggcaatgctccctGACGTTGAAGCGTTAGGGGCATACCAAATGAACCACGTGTGGGCGGTGACGCTGAAGACTACGGAGGCTAAGAATAGGTTGCTTTCTGCAACTGAAGTGACCGTGAAGGAGCGCCGTTGTCTCATCGTAGATCCAAACAACCAAGATGTTCGACTAAAGCTGCATTGGGTCCTGCATTATGTGGACGACGAAGACATACGGACCGCTTTTGCACCCTACAGAAAAGTCACCGAAGTCGCAAGAGAGCGATGGCGAATGGAAGGGTTATCGGAGAAAGGCTCTACAACGCGTATTATCAGTCTTCAGCTCAAGGCAGGCTACACGAAGGAAGACATCCCACATCAACTACGAGTAGCAGGTGATCTCACGCTAGTCGTTGTGGCTGGAAGAGCTCCACTCTGCCTACGGTGTAAAGGGACTGGCCACATACGACGCGAATGTCGTGTTCCTCGGTGCGCGCTTTGCAGACGTTTTGGTCACGCTGAGGAAGAGTGCGTGAAGACTTATGCGAAGGTTACAGGCCGATCTGCGTGTGACGACAACGCAGAGCTACAAATGGATGAATCGGAAGCTGAGGATGTTTCCACCAGCAAGACCAGAGAACCCGAACAAGAGGAAACGCCCGCTTCGTCGCATTCGCCCAACGTAAACAAAGAGAAAGAGGATAACGGTGAGCAAGTTGTACAACCTTTGCTGCCTCCTGCGACGAAAACCAGTGCGACCAACAGTTCAGGAAAAAAACCCATCAAGAGCCAGTCAACGCCTTTGGAGAAATCCGAAGATGTCGACATGAATGATTTGAAGAACGGTGCAGGGAAGAGAACACACGAGGAAACACCAGCAGTGAACGCGGCCTCAAACGAGCCCACTGCCGGCGAGCCACCCCCTAAAGCGGCCCAAGGGCGCCGCACGAGCTTCAAGCCAAAGCCCAACGTACCACTGGACCGTCATATTCCGGGGGGCACGTAG